DNA from Algisphaera agarilytica:
TCGGCGGTTTGGGTGGGGCAACTTGGGGCGAATCCGCGGGGATTCCGGCCGGGCCGCACTGCCGGATCGACACGATGCGGTAGGCTGTTTGGATGAGCCAGGACGTCCCACCAGCCGCCTCGGGGGAAGCGTGGCCCCAACGCCTCGATATGGCGGTGGCGGCTGTCGCGGGCGTCTCGCGGAGGCGGGCCCAGAGGCTGATCGCCGACGGTGTGGTCACGCTCAACGGCAGGGTGGCGAAATCCGGGGACAAAGGGCGCATGATTGGCCCGCAGGACCGCGTCTTGGTGACGGCCGAGGTCGGGCGAGTCCTTCCGCAGCCTGAGATGCCGCTGGTGGTTCTGGGTGAAGGCGACGGGTGGGTGGCGGTCGACAAGCCCGCCGGGGTGCCGGTACATCCGCTGCGGGAAGGAGAGGCCGGAACGCTGCTCAACGCGGTGGCGGGGCGGTACCCCCAAGTGCAGGGTGTGGGTGCTTCAGGCGATGAAGGTGGCTTGAAGTCGGGCGTCGTGCATCGGCTCGATGTCGAAACGTCGGGCGTACTGCTCTTCGCCCTCGACGAGGAACGATGGCAGCGTTTCCGCCAGGCTTTTTCCAACCACACCGCCGACAAACGCTACACCGCGATCGTGTCGGGCCACCCGCCGGAGCACGGCGAGGTGGACCTACGTCTGGCCGTCACCCAACACAAGCCCGCGCGGGTCCAGGCGGTCCCCGATGACCCGTCCCACCCGCACCACAGCGACTCCCGCCGGTGCACGCTGAGTTGGAACGTTACGCAAAGACTCGCCGCAGCGTCACAGCTCGACATCCAACTCGGCACCGGGTTTCTGCACCAGATCCGTGCGACGTTTGCGCACCTGGGCCACCCCGTCCTCGGCGACCCGGTTTACGGACCGACATCATCGCCCCACGAAACGAAAGCCTCGCGGATGCTGCTGCATGCAACATCGCTCCGCATCGAAGGCATCGAAGTCGAAAGCCCGTTGCCGGAAGCTTTTCTGGATGTTGGGTCGCAGCCGTAGGCCGGGTATGGCCGAAAGAGGATGCGTTATTCGGGGATGCGAGACGCGTTGACGTTAACCGAGTTTTCTTCCTCGCCGCCGGGAACACTCAGGACGCGTTCGGCATCGCCTTGGCCGCGGGCGACACGCTGGGCTTTTTCCTGCATCTGCATGCGGTTGGCCAAGTCGTCCATCAGGTACCAGTCACGCCAAGTCTCGTGGCCCGCAGCGACGGCGTCGGCGGGGTCGAGCGTCCGGCCCGAGGTGCGTTGGCCGGTGAGCGGGTCGCGGGTGACGCCGATGGCGACGGGCTTGCCGGATTCGAAGGCGAGCTTGTAGGCGGTTTCGGTCTTGGTCAGGCGG
Protein-coding regions in this window:
- a CDS encoding RluA family pseudouridine synthase — its product is MSQDVPPAASGEAWPQRLDMAVAAVAGVSRRRAQRLIADGVVTLNGRVAKSGDKGRMIGPQDRVLVTAEVGRVLPQPEMPLVVLGEGDGWVAVDKPAGVPVHPLREGEAGTLLNAVAGRYPQVQGVGASGDEGGLKSGVVHRLDVETSGVLLFALDEERWQRFRQAFSNHTADKRYTAIVSGHPPEHGEVDLRLAVTQHKPARVQAVPDDPSHPHHSDSRRCTLSWNVTQRLAAASQLDIQLGTGFLHQIRATFAHLGHPVLGDPVYGPTSSPHETKASRMLLHATSLRIEGIEVESPLPEAFLDVGSQP